GGGCCGACTACACGGCCATTGCCGGGCAGGCCGAGCGCCTGAAGCAGGTGCTGGCCACGGGCCATAAAATGCACATTACTTCGCCGGCCGGCACCGACCTGACCCTTAGCCTCGGCGGGCGGCCCGTATTTACGGACGATGGCGTGGTATCGGCCGCCGACCAGCAGTCCCCGCGCGTGTATGACCGCACGGCGGCCCTGCCCGGCGGGCGCGTCTATGGCACTTGCCAGGAAACGTCGGCCACGGGCCGCCTGGCCATCGCCAACGACTACATCACGGATGGCAAGCCACTGACCGGCTTCAAGGCCGACCTGCAAGGCGGCCAGCTCACCAACGTGCGGGCCGACGCCGGCGCCGATGCTTTTCAGCAGCAGCTAGCCCCCTACGGCCCGTCGGCAATGCAAATCAGCAATTTCTCTATCGGGCTGAACCCACTTATGAAGGCGCAGGCTGACAAGGCCTTCAGCCCCACCACGGCGGCCGGCATGGTGTATGTGCGAACGGGCAACAACGGCCTGCTGGGCGGCCAGAACACGATGCCGGGCGGCTATGGCTTCCCCATCGCCAATGCTACCGTGGAGGTAGATGGCAAGGTGCTGCTGCGCAACGGCCAGCTCGTCGACCCGGCCGCCGCCAGCGCAGCGGCGGCGCCCCGAAAAAGCCGGAAATAGACGCTGTTGCTCGGCTTGTCTTCCGCTAACAAGGCCAGTCAATGCTTCGTTGACTGGCCTTGTTGTTGGCGGGGCTAGCCAGCGAAAAACTCGCGCAGCACGCTAGGTGTCGTGGAGGGGCAGCCGGCCGCGCCAGCGCTACGTATGCGGGGTGCCGCTTACCTCAGTCATTTCCAATGCGTCCTTTTTATACCTGCCTGCTGCTGGTGCTAGGCCTGGCCGGCCCGGCCGCCGCCCAAAATACCAAGCTGCTCAACGATACCCTGCGCCATAAGGAGCAGTACAATATCTTCAACCCCACGCCCCGCCGCCTCATGCGGCCCATGGTGCCCGACCGCCCTGGCATCACCGAAAGCCCGTATTCGGTCGATGCGGGGCATTTTCAGTACGAAACCGACGTGCTGCGCCTGCTCACGCGCCGGGAGGGCGATACCCACGGCCACGACTGGTACGTGAACCATTTTCTGGCTAAAATCGGCCTCACCGACCGCACCGATTTTCAGGTGGCACTCGATATGTTTACCTACTCGCACAACTTCGACGATAGCCAGGTGGGGCAGGTGCCGTTCAACCAGAACCAGCTCATCCGGGGCGTGGGCGACGTGACGCTGCGCCTCAAGCACACGCTGCTCGGCGACGACGACAGCCGGGGCGCGCTGGGCCTGGTGGGCTACGTGCAGCTGCCCACCGGCGGCGCAGTAGGTGATGGCGGCTACGAGCCCGGCCTCACCCTCACCGGCGTGTTTCAGTGCACCCAAAAATGGAGCGTGGGCGGGCAGGTAGCCAGCAATTTTTACTACGACCCTGAGGTTAACCAGCATTTCTACCAGCTCACGCCTACCCTCACAACCGACTACCAGTTTACGAAAGTAATCCAGGCCTTCGTGGAGCTGGTGGGCTACTGGGACACCCGGCAAAGCACCTGGCGCAGCTCCATCAACCTGGGGCCGCAAATTGACATCAGCGACAACGTGCAGCTCGACTTTGGCACCCACCTGCCCATCACGCACTCCGTGGATAGAGAATACTTTCTGGGCATCAGTTTTCGGCGCTAGCCGCTGGCCTACTCCTTCGTAAATAAAAACGTGCCGCCGCCCTGCCGGAGCGTGAACGCAGGCTTGGCCGGGTCAAACTCCATGCGGATGCCGGCCGGGTCAAACTTGAAGATGCCCGCGCTCACCGGCTCCAGCGGAAATGCGTTCTGGCCGGTGGCCTGCGCCCGCAGCGTAGCGCCGTCGCGGCTCACCATGATTTTGAGCGGCATAGTGGGGCTAGCGTAGGTGCCGGCGTAGCGGTCGAGGTCGGCGGGGGTGAGGGCATAAGTGCTGGGCGTGAAATCTGGCAGCTTGTAGGGCTGGCCAAAGTAGAGGCTGAGCGCGCCGATGAGCACTTCATTGGGCGAGTACGAGCCGCCGTTAGTGCACAGCGCCACCGCCAGCTTATCGCCCGGGAAATAAAACGCGGCCGAGCGAAACGCGTCGATGCCCCCGGTGTGCCCGTAGCCCTTCTTCGCGCCAAACGGGACCTGCATCAGGGCCCGGCCGTAGCCGTCGCGGATGTTCTGCATGGCTACCAGGCTGCTGGCAGAAAGCAGTTTGCCGCCAAACAGCGCCTCCAGAAAGTGGTCGAGGTCGGTGGGCGTCGAAACCAGCGCGCCCGCGCCGGCCGGGATGCTCATGTCGGTTTCGGGGCTCAGTTTCCAGCCGCTGCCGCTTGGTCCGTAAGACAAGGCTTGCTGCTTTTGGGGGTCAATCTTGCCGCCGTAATAAGTGTTTTTGAGGCCGGCTTTGGTCAGAATATGCTTTTGCAGGGCCTGGGCGTAGGGTATTTTGGTCAGTTTCTCCACGATGTAGCCCAGCAGCACAAAGTTGGAGTTGCTGTAGGCATACTTCGCGCCGGGCTCAAAATCGGGCTTGGGCTGCGCCATAATGGCCAGCAGTTCGGCCTGGGTCTGGGGCCGGGTCATGTAGCTGATGTAGGCCGGGTCATCGGTGAAATTGTGGATGCCGCTGCGGTGGCTCAGCAGCTGGTCGATGGTGATGCGGTCGGCATTGGGTACCTGCGGAAAAAAGGTGGCTAGCTTGGTGTCCAGCGTCAGCTTTTTCTCCTCAATCAGCTGAAAAATGAGCACTCCCGTGAACACCTTGCTAATGGAGCCGATGCGGTAGTGCGTGGCCGGGGTGGCGGCCACCAGCGGCGCGAGCTGCGCGGCGCCGAAGGCGTGGCTATACACCACCTGGCCGTCGTGCGAGAGGGCGAGGCTGCCCATCAGCTTGTTGTGGCTAGCCAGCCCATCGAGCAGGCTGTCGAGCTTAATAGTATTGAGGGTTTGGGCCGGGGCGGCCAGGTAGCCGAGACTCAGCAGCGAAGCCAGGGCTAGGGTAGGGCGGTGCATCATAGCAAGGAAAAGAGGGGCAAGAACGACGAGTATATCGACCAGGCCGCAAGTACATTACAAATACCGGCCGAACAATACGCGGGCTTTTTACCAGCCAAAAACGCAACACCCAGCCGCCACCCACTGCCCTATAAGTCTTCGCGCCAGGCAGCGGGCAGCAGCCAGATGCTGCGTTTCAAGCGGGAGGGCCGGGGCGGGTGGCACCCACGGCGCCGGGGCTAGCGGCTGGCCGGCCCGCGCACGGCGTAGGTGGCCGGGGCGGGCAGGTGGCTGGGGGCCAGCACCACCAGCACGCGCTCGCCGGCCTGGGTGTGCGCGGCTACCTGCTGGGCCAGGCGCTGGGCGCGGAAGGCGCGCAGGTCCTCATCGAGGTGCTGCATAAAGGCGGCGGGCTGGGTGCTTGGGGATTGCTGCCACCACTGGCCGCCGCTGGGGCAGTGCTGGCGGTAGGCGGCCGTGAGCTCGGCCATATTCTGAATGACGCGCTCGGTGCCGGGCAGGAAGAAGGCGCTGTTGGCAATGAGCTGCTGCATGGCCTTCACCGTCAGCGCTTTCGAGGCGCCAGTGTGCTGGCGAAACTGCTGGCAGGTGCGCAGCAGGTAGTAGAGCTTGAGCTGGGTGGCGTCGGTGCGGGTGCGCAGGTATTCGTACTCGGCCACCGGGTCGTCGAGGCGCTCGGCTTTGGCGCCGTGCTGCTGGGCCAGGTAGCGCACGTAGCCCGACTCGCCCAGCCGGGTGATGGTAATCGCTTCGCTGCTATCGATGCCCAGGTCGGGCTTCTCAAACAGCACCACGGTGGGCCGGCTAGCCTCGAATACCTGCCGCAGCCGGGCAAACTGCGCGTGCTGGGTGTTGTACGAGGTTTCTACCCCGAAGTAAGTGACGGTGCCCCGGCCGGGGCGCTGGCCTTGGCGGCGGGATAGCAGCCTATCAGTTCGTGCAAATCGGCCTCGGGCGCGGCGAAAGCAACGGATTGGGCAAAGGCGCCGGCAGCGGGCAGCAGCAGCGCGGAGGCGAGCAAAAGGGCGGTGATTTTCATGACTCAGAAAGAAAAATGGCGGATGTTGGAAAGAGAAAAATGAGGCAGCAGCGAGCCGGTGAGCCCCGTATTGGAGGCTCAGTAGCAAGTATTCCCGATTGAGGATGAAGTGAAGACCCTAGCCGCCGAAGCCGCCGCCGCTGCTCGGGGCCGCGTCGATGCGGTCGGGCTTGGCCTTGGTGGCGCCGATGTACCAGGTGAAGCCTAGCCAGGCCACGCGAGTCTCAAACTTGTTGTAGAGCGCGGTTTGCAGCTCGGGGGTGGCGATTTCGGTGCGGCGCACCTGGGTGTTGAGCAGGTCCGACACCCGCAGCGTGAGGGCGGCGCGCTCGCTGAACAGGCGCTGGCGCAGGGCCAGGTCGAGGCCGCCGGTGGCCAGCTGCCGGCCCTGGGCCGTGAGCACCGTGGAGCGGATGCTGCCCGTGAGCTGCACATCGAGGCCCTTGCGGGGCGTGAAGTTGTTGGCTAGCCGGGCGGTGCCGGCCAGGGCGGCGCGGTTGGCGGTGTTGAGGGCGTTGGCGGCAATCTGGGCGTAGTACACCGAGCCGGTGGCCGATACGCGCCACCACTTGGCCAGGGGCTGGGCCCAGGTGGTTTCGAGGCCGAAGCTGTTAGTAGTGCCCACGTTGGCGTAGGTTTCGCGGGTTACTACGCCCACGTTGTTCTCGCGGGTGGCGACGCTGTCGATGGTGCGGATGCGCTGGATGGCATTCTGGGTGAAGCGGGCGAAGACCGTGTTCGTGATGCTGGCGCCGTTGGCCAGGTTCAGCTGGTGGCCCACTTCGAGGTTGTGGCTGAACTCGGGGAGCAGGCCGGCGTTGCCCTGGCGGTAGTTGCGCGGGTCTTGGTAGAGCTGAATGGGCAGCTGCTGCATAAAGTCGGGCCGGTTGAGGCGCCGGGCGTAGCTGAATTGCAGGCGGCTCTGGCCGGACTCCTTGCCCAGCTCGCGGGCCACCGTGGCCGAGGGGAAAAGGCTGACGTACTGCCGGTTGACCGAAGCTGTGCCGCTAGCCACGCCGCCGTTGATAAACGTGCCTTCGCTGCGCAGGCCGCCCTGGGCGCTCCAGCCGTGGGCTAGCGTGCGCTGGTAGGTGGCGTAGGCCGCCGGCATCACCTGCGTGAAATTGTAGGCAAACGAATTGGTGGGGTCAAGCTGAAACTCGGCGCTCGGGTCAGTCGAAGTCGGCTTGAGCATGGCCGTGCGGCCGGTGTTGCGCAGCACCTGGTTTTTCAGGCCCACTTCCAGCTTGCCCTTGCCATCGGCGCTGGGCAGCGTGTAGTCTACCTGCCCGAAGTAAATCTGGGCATTTACCTGCTGCTGCTGCTTGAAGCCGGCCGGGGCCGTGCCACCGGTCAGCAGCTGGCTCACCGGGATGTT
The genomic region above belongs to Hymenobacter sp. BRD128 and contains:
- a CDS encoding transporter → MRPFYTCLLLVLGLAGPAAAQNTKLLNDTLRHKEQYNIFNPTPRRLMRPMVPDRPGITESPYSVDAGHFQYETDVLRLLTRREGDTHGHDWYVNHFLAKIGLTDRTDFQVALDMFTYSHNFDDSQVGQVPFNQNQLIRGVGDVTLRLKHTLLGDDDSRGALGLVGYVQLPTGGAVGDGGYEPGLTLTGVFQCTQKWSVGGQVASNFYYDPEVNQHFYQLTPTLTTDYQFTKVIQAFVELVGYWDTRQSTWRSSINLGPQIDISDNVQLDFGTHLPITHSVDREYFLGISFRR
- a CDS encoding outer membrane beta-barrel protein yields the protein MNFSLTINSFFFLATLGLPLSLAAQRAPAASRATVSGTAVDGGAKAEPLPFATVLLRHAEAGDTSLVASGQTALDGTFALPQVLAGAYRLRVLAMGYQSLAQAVRVAPGQPSVALGLLKLRSASQQLGEVTVTGQKAVVQQELGKTVINVEKDLSSVGGTAVNVLENVPAVAVDATGTVSLRGSSNLTILIDGKPAGTSNGGPGPRLDQIPASQIAQVEVMTNPSAKYDASGAGVINIITKKDKKEGWNGQAALVVGNGAKYSPSLSLSRHVGKATWNLGYDGRDQLYRTRSNSQQTALLTDGATTSSLYTTQDGTGTQHNRNHSLNLGLNYDLTKEQSLSLSVQPHWEHQSELDNQTLTQQTVGSPTVTTQYGQQIADVKVTVLESSADYRHTWEAHKGRELTANAGMVKIDANIPVSQLLTGGTAPAGFKQQQQVNAQIYFGQVDYTLPSADGKGKLEVGLKNQVLRNTGRTAMLKPTSTDPSAEFQLDPTNSFAYNFTQVMPAAYATYQRTLAHGWSAQGGLRSEGTFINGGVASGTASVNRQYVSLFPSATVARELGKESGQSRLQFSYARRLNRPDFMQQLPIQLYQDPRNYRQGNAGLLPEFSHNLEVGHQLNLANGASITNTVFARFTQNAIQRIRTIDSVATRENNVGVVTRETYANVGTTNSFGLETTWAQPLAKWWRVSATGSVYYAQIAANALNTANRAALAGTARLANNFTPRKGLDVQLTGSIRSTVLTAQGRQLATGGLDLALRQRLFSERAALTLRVSDLLNTQVRRTEIATPELQTALYNKFETRVAWLGFTWYIGATKAKPDRIDAAPSSGGGFGG
- a CDS encoding serine hydrolase, whose product is MMHRPTLALASLLSLGYLAAPAQTLNTIKLDSLLDGLASHNKLMGSLALSHDGQVVYSHAFGAAQLAPLVAATPATHYRIGSISKVFTGVLIFQLIEEKKLTLDTKLATFFPQVPNADRITIDQLLSHRSGIHNFTDDPAYISYMTRPQTQAELLAIMAQPKPDFEPGAKYAYSNSNFVLLGYIVEKLTKIPYAQALQKHILTKAGLKNTYYGGKIDPQKQQALSYGPSGSGWKLSPETDMSIPAGAGALVSTPTDLDHFLEALFGGKLLSASSLVAMQNIRDGYGRALMQVPFGAKKGYGHTGGIDAFRSAAFYFPGDKLAVALCTNGGSYSPNEVLIGALSLYFGQPYKLPDFTPSTYALTPADLDRYAGTYASPTMPLKIMVSRDGATLRAQATGQNAFPLEPVSAGIFKFDPAGIRMEFDPAKPAFTLRQGGGTFLFTKE
- a CDS encoding aminopeptidase, with translation MTTICLLMSCGLGLLSLTKPAFGQNYEQIATQIVTTSAGVKPGDVVVITGGQYTLPLMEAVAVEVARAGGQANMLLTTDKAAHAELMDTPETAIQADKSNNWLLQSDVLITLPAYEDSRAVMAGVSPARQAKFAQVATASGINNKLDASKIRGVFVSYPSKSFAAAHQLDYPGYEQMMWSSIGADYTAIAGQAERLKQVLATGHKMHITSPAGTDLTLSLGGRPVFTDDGVVSAADQQSPRVYDRTAALPGGRVYGTCQETSATGRLAIANDYITDGKPLTGFKADLQGGQLTNVRADAGADAFQQQLAPYGPSAMQISNFSIGLNPLMKAQADKAFSPTTAAGMVYVRTGNNGLLGGQNTMPGGYGFPIANATVEVDGKVLLRNGQLVDPAAASAAAAPRKSRK